A single genomic interval of Syntrophobotulus glycolicus DSM 8271 harbors:
- a CDS encoding 4Fe-4S binding protein has translation MLFNFDIDKNNNWNYNECVQCGECINSCQVHALKRSWR, from the coding sequence ATGCTATTCAATTTTGATATTGATAAAAACAATAACTGGAACTACAATGAATGCGTTCAATGCGGAGAATGTATAAACTCATGTCAAGTCCATGCTCTTAAAAGAAGCTGGAGATAG